One Vibrio taketomensis DNA window includes the following coding sequences:
- the recB gene encoding exodeoxyribonuclease V subunit beta, with amino-acid sequence MTSSSVVTPLETMTFPLHGARLIEASAGTGKTFTIAGLYLRLLLGHGSESSRHQVLLTVDQILVVTFTEAATAELRDRIRARIHDARIAFARGESNDPVIQPLLTEIRDHQQAASILLQAERQMDEAAVYTIHGFCQRMLTQNAFESGSRFDNEFVTDESHLKAQIVADYWRRNFYPLPLKLAGEVRSIWGSPAALLGDISGYLIGAPLKLSVNAMQGDLAALHQTNLEQIDQLKKQWLAGQKDYHDLIANSGINKRSYSAKSLPAWLAAVDEWASSETTSYGYPEQLEKFAQNVLIEKTAKGEAPQHAVFAAIEAFLAEPVSLKAPLLAHAIEHCRTMLAKAKQQKQWLSFDDLLTNLSAAIDNDEAGLLAERIRTLYPVAMIDEFQDTDPLQYSIFSRIYLPHPQCGLFMIGDPKQAIYGFRGADIFTYIKARNQVSSHFTLGTNWRSSADMVAAVNQVFELPDSAFIYDQDIPFIPVAPSPNAEQRSWQLNGIKQPALTYWLQEAQDKPLAKGEYLEAMAKATADQIQTILTAAQQGQACFTSGKGSDAIKAGDIAVLVRTGSEGRMIKQALSKQGIASVYLSSRDSVFSAAIAQDVQRLLQAVLTPENDRALRASLASELFALDAGSLDALNNDESVWENAVNEFKEYRKLWLQRGVLPMLRAVMSKRHIAERLLEEENGERHLTDLMHLGELLQQASGELDSDHGLLRWLAQAISDAQHGLGGSDDQIQRLESERNLVQIVTIHKSKGLEYELVFLPFVLSYREASEAKYYDAQNDQTILDITKNDAALAQADKERLAEDLRLIYVALTRAVYGCFIGAAPLRNGRSTKEPTGVHHSAIGYLLQNGQEGSISDLTNAITRQANGLECVVLSDLPPSYDEPFVANEVQANTLYARELEQEIDRSWRITSYSGLVKQGSHHSADDDLLRLDVDSSQEQDEQELVEPERSIFTFPRGARPGTFLHSLFEEVEFTEPANSEANQQVILSLMESEQLELEWLPILQQLVDTVLATPLDGKELRLNQKTAAQRLVEMEFLLPIEVLAAAELNRVIQRNDTLSAKAGDLGFHTVQGMLKGFIDLVFEHQGKYYVLDWKSNHLGDEIHDYHGDALRQAMADHRYDLQYQIYALALHRFLRSRVANYDYQQHFGGVYYLFLRGMDGEGQHGIFSAKPSLQFLTELDLLIDGEPIEVRGNSAGQMALDL; translated from the coding sequence ATGACATCTTCGTCAGTTGTCACACCATTGGAAACCATGACGTTTCCACTGCATGGTGCCAGATTAATAGAAGCATCTGCCGGTACAGGTAAAACTTTTACCATTGCTGGCCTATATTTACGTCTGTTACTTGGCCATGGCAGTGAAAGTTCTCGTCATCAAGTGCTACTTACTGTCGATCAAATTCTGGTGGTGACTTTTACTGAAGCGGCGACCGCGGAGCTGCGTGATCGTATTCGAGCTCGTATTCACGATGCACGCATCGCTTTTGCTCGTGGTGAAAGCAACGATCCGGTGATCCAACCTTTACTTACAGAAATTCGTGACCATCAACAGGCGGCTTCGATTCTGCTGCAAGCAGAACGTCAAATGGACGAAGCGGCGGTCTATACCATTCATGGTTTTTGTCAGCGCATGCTGACGCAAAATGCGTTTGAATCGGGCAGCCGCTTTGACAATGAATTTGTCACCGATGAAAGTCATCTTAAAGCACAAATTGTGGCCGATTATTGGCGTCGTAATTTTTACCCATTACCGCTAAAACTGGCCGGTGAAGTGCGTTCTATTTGGGGTTCACCGGCGGCACTGCTTGGTGACATCTCAGGCTATTTGATCGGCGCACCGTTAAAGCTTTCTGTGAATGCTATGCAAGGTGATCTTGCTGCTCTGCATCAAACCAATCTTGAGCAAATAGACCAACTAAAAAAACAGTGGCTAGCAGGGCAAAAAGACTACCATGATCTTATTGCTAACTCCGGCATCAATAAACGTAGCTACAGCGCCAAATCATTGCCTGCTTGGCTTGCGGCAGTGGACGAATGGGCGAGCAGTGAAACCACAAGTTATGGCTACCCTGAGCAATTGGAAAAGTTTGCGCAGAATGTGTTAATTGAGAAAACGGCTAAAGGTGAAGCGCCTCAGCATGCGGTATTTGCGGCGATTGAAGCTTTTCTCGCTGAGCCGGTGAGTTTGAAAGCACCATTACTGGCACATGCAATTGAGCATTGCCGTACGATGCTTGCTAAAGCTAAGCAACAAAAGCAGTGGCTATCGTTTGACGATCTACTGACCAATTTATCGGCTGCGATCGATAACGATGAGGCAGGGCTGCTCGCCGAGCGGATTCGCACGCTGTATCCGGTGGCAATGATCGATGAATTCCAAGATACCGACCCACTGCAATACAGTATTTTTAGCCGTATTTATTTGCCGCATCCACAATGTGGTTTGTTTATGATCGGTGACCCGAAACAGGCGATTTACGGTTTCCGCGGGGCAGACATCTTTACCTACATCAAAGCACGTAATCAGGTTTCGTCGCACTTTACCCTTGGCACCAACTGGCGCTCAAGTGCAGATATGGTTGCCGCAGTGAACCAAGTGTTTGAGCTACCAGACAGTGCCTTTATTTATGATCAAGACATTCCTTTTATCCCCGTTGCCCCAAGCCCTAATGCCGAGCAGCGCAGTTGGCAATTGAATGGCATTAAACAACCTGCGCTGACTTACTGGCTGCAAGAAGCCCAAGACAAACCGTTGGCAAAAGGTGAATACCTTGAGGCGATGGCAAAGGCGACCGCCGATCAGATTCAAACCATTTTAACGGCGGCGCAGCAAGGTCAGGCGTGTTTTACTAGCGGTAAAGGTAGCGATGCCATTAAAGCTGGCGACATTGCGGTGTTGGTGCGCACCGGTAGTGAAGGCCGAATGATCAAACAAGCGCTGTCAAAGCAGGGCATTGCCAGTGTCTATCTCTCTAGCCGTGATAGCGTGTTTAGCGCCGCGATTGCCCAAGATGTGCAACGCTTATTGCAAGCCGTGCTGACGCCGGAAAATGATCGTGCCTTGCGCGCCAGTTTAGCCTCTGAGTTGTTTGCTCTCGATGCCGGCAGTTTGGATGCGCTGAATAACGATGAAAGCGTGTGGGAAAATGCGGTTAACGAGTTTAAAGAGTACCGTAAACTTTGGTTGCAACGAGGTGTGCTGCCAATGCTGCGAGCGGTGATGAGTAAGCGCCATATTGCTGAGCGATTACTGGAAGAAGAAAATGGCGAGCGCCATCTGACCGATTTGATGCATCTAGGTGAGCTATTGCAACAAGCCAGTGGTGAATTAGATAGTGACCATGGTTTATTGCGCTGGTTAGCGCAAGCGATCAGTGATGCACAACATGGTTTAGGTGGTAGTGACGATCAAATCCAGCGTCTCGAGTCAGAACGCAATTTGGTGCAGATTGTTACGATTCACAAATCCAAAGGTCTGGAATACGAGTTGGTATTTTTGCCGTTTGTGCTTAGCTATCGAGAAGCGAGTGAAGCGAAATACTACGATGCTCAAAATGATCAAACTATTTTAGATATCACCAAAAATGATGCGGCATTGGCACAAGCAGACAAAGAACGTCTGGCGGAAGACTTACGCTTAATCTATGTTGCCTTAACTCGTGCGGTGTATGGTTGTTTTATTGGTGCCGCGCCGCTGCGCAATGGACGCTCAACCAAAGAACCAACGGGTGTGCATCACAGTGCGATTGGTTATCTGCTGCAAAATGGTCAAGAGGGCAGCATTAGCGATCTTACCAATGCGATTACTCGACAAGCCAATGGCTTGGAGTGTGTGGTACTTAGTGATCTTCCGCCCTCTTATGATGAGCCATTTGTTGCTAATGAGGTGCAAGCCAATACGCTTTATGCACGAGAGCTTGAGCAAGAGATAGATCGCAGTTGGCGTATCACCAGTTATTCCGGTTTAGTTAAGCAAGGCTCTCATCATTCGGCTGATGATGATTTACTGCGTCTGGATGTCGACTCATCCCAAGAGCAAGATGAGCAAGAGCTCGTTGAGCCAGAGCGCTCTATCTTTACCTTCCCACGCGGCGCACGCCCGGGTACGTTTTTGCATAGCTTATTTGAAGAAGTGGAGTTCACTGAACCTGCCAATAGCGAAGCTAACCAACAGGTGATTTTAAGCTTGATGGAAAGCGAGCAACTTGAGCTCGAGTGGCTACCAATCTTGCAGCAGTTAGTTGATACTGTTTTAGCAACGCCGCTTGATGGTAAAGAACTCAGACTCAATCAAAAAACGGCAGCTCAGCGCTTGGTGGAAATGGAGTTTTTACTGCCAATTGAAGTGCTTGCTGCTGCTGAGCTTAATCGAGTGATCCAGCGCAACGACACACTTTCGGCTAAAGCGGGCGATCTTGGTTTTCACACTGTGCAGGGCATGCTCAAAGGTTTTATCGACTTGGTGTTTGAGCATCAGGGAAAATACTATGTGCTGGACTGGAAATCGAATCATCTTGGTGATGAGATTCATGATTATCATGGTGATGCGCTGCGCCAAGCAATGGCTGACCATCGTTATGATCTGCAATATCAAATCTATGCTTTAGCACTGCACCGTTTTCTGCGTAGTCGTGTGGCTAATTACGATTACCAACAGCACTTTGGTGGGGTTTATTACTTGTTCTTGCGTGGCATGGATGGGGAAGGACAACACGGCATTTTCTCCGCCAAACCAAGTTTGCAATTTTTAACCGAATTAGACCTATTGATTGATGGCGAGCCGATTGAAGTTCGCGGTAATTCAGCAGGACAGATGGCACTAGATCTATGA
- the recD gene encoding exodeoxyribonuclease V subunit alpha encodes MNHVTNPLLSPAQQANAPLLATLQRLAQKGSLRQLDYQLARFMFSKSHSDEIAFIAGVVSSELGKGHICLPLFDAQMQPTDIAAKLGLYGEAALDLNQRLLAINWSQILLESAWVAKPSSEPLLAMPLVFDGARIYLHRYWHYEVTLAERLASFGTPMILKPNDVQKLAQLLDHLFARSYQYLFAALATAAEQTGFNQVLRQQLVCDHLDVVDDSQLDWPAIDQLLLQAKRADQLAPLEQLVPQAVCVNWQKVAAAIALTKRFAVISGGPGTGKTTTVTKLLAALIEQAQSIEGDNGRVPTIKLVAPTGKAAARLTESIGKAVAELPVSPELKAAIPTESSTLHRLLGAIPNSVEFRHSRTNPLHLDILVVDEASMVDLSMMYKLVDALPKHARLILLGDKDQLASVEAGAVLGDICSFHQYGYSQTQGELIAQLSGYRTLAQSEQKGSQVGDSLCMLQKSYRFDARSGIGQLAKAVNAGSSFNYDAVWQRNFADIEQYPLDMQHYNQLIQTMVVEYSGYLKRIRQRQLDSATEQLESVTQLAKAGLDAFARCRLLCAIREGDFGVAGLNLRIERALVARKLVQTQDELWYHGRPVMITRNDHALGLYNGDIGICIWDDSLQEPRLKVFFELPDGSVKSVLPSRVPEHETAYAMTIHKSQGSEFEFTLMILPKEYSPILTRELIYTGITRAKKRLAMYVQPDVVKRGIKVMTERASGLVERMKA; translated from the coding sequence ATGAATCATGTAACCAACCCTTTGTTATCACCAGCCCAACAGGCTAATGCACCATTATTGGCTACTTTACAGCGTTTGGCGCAAAAAGGATCGCTACGTCAGTTAGATTACCAGCTGGCTCGGTTTATGTTCAGTAAATCGCACAGCGATGAAATTGCTTTTATCGCTGGCGTGGTGAGTAGCGAACTGGGCAAAGGGCATATTTGTTTGCCACTGTTTGATGCACAGATGCAACCGACGGACATAGCCGCCAAACTGGGTTTGTACGGCGAAGCTGCTCTGGATCTGAATCAGCGCTTGCTGGCGATTAATTGGTCACAAATATTGCTTGAGTCAGCTTGGGTCGCTAAACCAAGTAGTGAGCCACTATTGGCCATGCCATTAGTGTTTGATGGTGCTCGTATCTATTTGCATCGTTACTGGCACTACGAAGTGACGCTTGCGGAGCGTTTAGCGAGCTTTGGGACACCGATGATCCTAAAGCCTAATGATGTACAAAAGCTTGCCCAATTGCTCGATCACTTATTTGCTCGCAGCTATCAATATTTGTTTGCTGCACTTGCCACTGCTGCCGAGCAAACGGGTTTTAATCAGGTGCTGCGCCAACAATTGGTGTGCGACCATTTAGATGTGGTGGATGACAGTCAACTTGATTGGCCTGCGATTGACCAACTGCTTTTACAAGCAAAGCGTGCTGATCAGCTTGCTCCTCTTGAGCAGTTAGTGCCACAAGCCGTGTGTGTAAACTGGCAAAAAGTGGCGGCAGCGATTGCGCTAACTAAGCGTTTTGCGGTGATTTCTGGCGGCCCAGGTACCGGTAAAACCACCACGGTAACCAAATTGCTGGCGGCCCTGATTGAGCAAGCGCAAAGCATCGAAGGTGATAATGGCCGAGTGCCTACCATTAAGTTGGTGGCACCAACGGGTAAAGCAGCGGCACGTCTAACCGAGTCAATTGGTAAAGCGGTGGCAGAGTTGCCAGTAAGCCCTGAGCTTAAAGCGGCGATTCCAACTGAATCGAGTACCTTGCATCGCCTACTTGGTGCTATTCCTAATAGCGTTGAGTTTCGTCATAGTCGCACCAATCCGCTGCATTTGGATATTCTGGTGGTCGATGAAGCGTCGATGGTCGATCTCTCAATGATGTATAAGCTGGTGGATGCACTACCTAAACATGCACGTCTAATCCTGCTTGGCGATAAAGATCAGTTAGCCTCGGTAGAGGCTGGGGCGGTGCTGGGAGACATCTGCTCATTCCATCAATATGGTTATAGCCAAACCCAAGGCGAGCTTATTGCGCAGTTATCGGGTTATCGCACGTTGGCGCAAAGCGAGCAAAAAGGCAGCCAAGTAGGTGACAGCTTATGTATGCTGCAAAAGAGTTATCGCTTTGATGCGCGTTCAGGTATCGGTCAGCTCGCGAAAGCGGTCAATGCAGGTTCGAGCTTTAACTATGATGCCGTTTGGCAGCGTAATTTTGCTGATATTGAGCAATATCCATTGGATATGCAGCACTACAATCAACTGATTCAAACTATGGTAGTGGAGTATAGCGGTTATCTAAAACGTATTCGCCAGCGTCAGTTAGATTCGGCAACTGAACAATTAGAATCGGTGACGCAACTTGCCAAGGCAGGTTTGGATGCATTTGCTCGCTGTCGTTTGTTGTGTGCGATCCGTGAGGGTGATTTTGGTGTGGCGGGCTTAAACCTGCGCATTGAGCGGGCTTTAGTCGCGCGTAAGTTAGTGCAAACTCAGGATGAGCTTTGGTACCACGGTAGGCCAGTAATGATCACGCGTAACGATCATGCGTTGGGTTTATATAATGGTGATATCGGCATCTGTATTTGGGATGATTCACTGCAAGAGCCACGCTTAAAAGTGTTTTTTGAACTGCCAGATGGTAGCGTGAAATCAGTGCTACCAAGCCGTGTGCCAGAACATGAAACCGCCTATGCGATGACAATACATAAATCTCAGGGGAGTGAGTTTGAGTTTACACTGATGATTTTGCCAAAAGAGTACAGTCCGATTTTAACCCGCGAGCTGATTTACACGGGTATTACTCGTGCCAAAAAGCGTTTGGCCATGTATGTACAACCGGATGTGGTCAAGCGTGGCATTAAGGTTATGACAGAACGTGCCAGTGGTTTAGTTGAGCGTATGAAAGCATGA